Proteins encoded by one window of Salvia splendens isolate huo1 chromosome 7, SspV2, whole genome shotgun sequence:
- the LOC121811078 gene encoding SAP30-binding protein-like isoform X2, which translates to MASEKKASKGIALLSMYGDEDDEMEELDEEVANIHEDGVPLPASDAVAVNDKDGISDFGNDHMQRQHEERGQFNDYTPPASATPQQTLFSPQELLQAQQFSSDLNNVQSQKSRPTIVDYGHEEAAMSPEAEEGEILATGRVMYGEQLQSSDGESREKISPGVARLPTHSTQAATAQSLDPADQPETDTMSYATNESEAAGTEDAVMVSVEDQKNVDPLNNFLPPPPKAKCSEELQEKISRFLALKKTTGRSFNAEVQNRKEYRNPDFLLHAVTYQDIDQIGSCFRKDVFDPHGYDKSDFYDEIDWLDDRQQRRKEAEDRRSSDRKSDRR; encoded by the exons ATGGCATCCGAGAAGAAAGCATCGAAGGGCATAGCTTTGCTCTCGATGTACGGCGACGAAGATGATGAGATGGAAGAACTCGACGAGGAAGTAGCAAATATTCATGAAGACGGAGTTCCACTGCCGGCGTCGGATGCCGTCGCCGTAAACGATAAAGATGGTATTAGCGATTTCGGCAATGACCATATGCAGCGGCAACATGAAGAGAGAGGTCAATTCAACGACTACACTCCTCCAGCATCCGCGACTCCACAACAAACCCTCTTCTCGCCACAAGAGCTGCTGCAAGCACAGCAGTTTAGTTCGGATTTGAATAATGTTCAGAGCCAAAAGAGTCGACCGACTATTGTGGATTATGGTCATGAAGAGGCCGCGATGTCTCCAGAAGCAGAG GAAGGCGAAATTCTGGCGACTGGTCGAGTAATGTATGGGGAGCAACTTCAAAGTAGTGATG GTGAATCACGAGAAAAGATATCACCAGGTGTGGCTCGGCTTCCAACACATAGCACTCAAGCTGCTACCGCGCAATCATTGGATCCAGCTGATCAGCCTGAAACAGATACCATGAGTTATGCTACAAATGAATCAGAAGCTGCAGGTACTGAGGATGCTGTTATGGTTTCTGTCGAGGATCAAAAGAATGTTGATCCATTGAATAACTTTCTGCCCCCACCTCCCAAGGCCAAATGTTCAGAAGAACTGCAA GAGAAGATTAGTAGGTTTCTTGCTCTAAAGAAGACTACTGGAAGAAGCTTTAATGCAGAGGTGCAGAATAGAAAGGAATATCGAAATCCTGATTTCCTGCTGCATGCTGTGACTTACCAAGATATCGATCAGATAGGATCCTGCTTCCGTAAAGATGTATTTGACCCTCATGGATATGACAAAAGCGACTTCTATGATGAAATAG ATTGGTTGGATGACAGGCAACAAAGAAGGAAGGAGGCAGAAGATAGACGATCCAGTGATAGAAAATCGGACAGAAGATAA
- the LOC121811078 gene encoding SAP30-binding protein-like isoform X1 yields MASEKKASKGIALLSMYGDEDDEMEELDEEVANIHEDGVPLPASDAVAVNDKDGISDFGNDHMQRQHEERGQFNDYTPPASATPQQTLFSPQELLQAQQFSSDLNNVQSQKSRPTIVDYGHEEAAMSPEAEEGEILATGRVMYGEQLQSSDGESREKISPGVARLPTHSTQAATAQSLDPADQPETDTMSYATNESEAAGTEDAVMVSVEDQKNVDPLNNFLPPPPKAKCSEELQEKISRFLALKKTTGRSFNAEVQNRKEYRNPDFLLHAVTYQDIDQIGSCFRKDVFDPHGYDKSDFYDEIGNKEGRRQKIDDPVIENRTEDNEVVLLDAKPGHPTLATATNMKMKGLTLYGDFKAVYHVQNGHRQV; encoded by the exons ATGGCATCCGAGAAGAAAGCATCGAAGGGCATAGCTTTGCTCTCGATGTACGGCGACGAAGATGATGAGATGGAAGAACTCGACGAGGAAGTAGCAAATATTCATGAAGACGGAGTTCCACTGCCGGCGTCGGATGCCGTCGCCGTAAACGATAAAGATGGTATTAGCGATTTCGGCAATGACCATATGCAGCGGCAACATGAAGAGAGAGGTCAATTCAACGACTACACTCCTCCAGCATCCGCGACTCCACAACAAACCCTCTTCTCGCCACAAGAGCTGCTGCAAGCACAGCAGTTTAGTTCGGATTTGAATAATGTTCAGAGCCAAAAGAGTCGACCGACTATTGTGGATTATGGTCATGAAGAGGCCGCGATGTCTCCAGAAGCAGAG GAAGGCGAAATTCTGGCGACTGGTCGAGTAATGTATGGGGAGCAACTTCAAAGTAGTGATG GTGAATCACGAGAAAAGATATCACCAGGTGTGGCTCGGCTTCCAACACATAGCACTCAAGCTGCTACCGCGCAATCATTGGATCCAGCTGATCAGCCTGAAACAGATACCATGAGTTATGCTACAAATGAATCAGAAGCTGCAGGTACTGAGGATGCTGTTATGGTTTCTGTCGAGGATCAAAAGAATGTTGATCCATTGAATAACTTTCTGCCCCCACCTCCCAAGGCCAAATGTTCAGAAGAACTGCAA GAGAAGATTAGTAGGTTTCTTGCTCTAAAGAAGACTACTGGAAGAAGCTTTAATGCAGAGGTGCAGAATAGAAAGGAATATCGAAATCCTGATTTCCTGCTGCATGCTGTGACTTACCAAGATATCGATCAGATAGGATCCTGCTTCCGTAAAGATGTATTTGACCCTCATGGATATGACAAAAGCGACTTCTATGATGAAATAG GCAACAAAGAAGGAAGGAGGCAGAAGATAGACGATCCAGTGATAGAAAATCGGACAGAAGATAATGAAGTTGTCCTTCTTGATGCTAAGCCTGGACATCCAACATTAGCCACAGCTACTAACATGAAGATGAAAGGATTGACTCTTTATGGAGATTTCAAGGCCGTATACCATGTTCAGAACGGCCATCGACAAGTTTGA
- the LOC121811078 gene encoding SAP30-binding protein-like isoform X4, whose protein sequence is MASEKKASKGIALLSMYGDEDDEMEELDEEVANIHEDGVPLPASDAVAVNDKDGISDFGNDHMQRQHEERGQFNDYTPPASATPQQTLFSPQELLQAQQFSSDLNNVQSQKSRPTIVDYGHEEAAMSPEAEEGEILATGRVMYGEQLQSSDGESREKISPGVARLPTHSTQAATAQSLDPADQPETDTMSYATNESEAAGTEDAVMVSVEDQKNVDPLNNFLPPPPKAKCSEELQEKISRFLALKKTTGRSFNAEVQNRKEYRNPDFLLHAVTYQDIDQIGSCFRKDVFDPHGYDKSDFYDEIGYPSKS, encoded by the exons ATGGCATCCGAGAAGAAAGCATCGAAGGGCATAGCTTTGCTCTCGATGTACGGCGACGAAGATGATGAGATGGAAGAACTCGACGAGGAAGTAGCAAATATTCATGAAGACGGAGTTCCACTGCCGGCGTCGGATGCCGTCGCCGTAAACGATAAAGATGGTATTAGCGATTTCGGCAATGACCATATGCAGCGGCAACATGAAGAGAGAGGTCAATTCAACGACTACACTCCTCCAGCATCCGCGACTCCACAACAAACCCTCTTCTCGCCACAAGAGCTGCTGCAAGCACAGCAGTTTAGTTCGGATTTGAATAATGTTCAGAGCCAAAAGAGTCGACCGACTATTGTGGATTATGGTCATGAAGAGGCCGCGATGTCTCCAGAAGCAGAG GAAGGCGAAATTCTGGCGACTGGTCGAGTAATGTATGGGGAGCAACTTCAAAGTAGTGATG GTGAATCACGAGAAAAGATATCACCAGGTGTGGCTCGGCTTCCAACACATAGCACTCAAGCTGCTACCGCGCAATCATTGGATCCAGCTGATCAGCCTGAAACAGATACCATGAGTTATGCTACAAATGAATCAGAAGCTGCAGGTACTGAGGATGCTGTTATGGTTTCTGTCGAGGATCAAAAGAATGTTGATCCATTGAATAACTTTCTGCCCCCACCTCCCAAGGCCAAATGTTCAGAAGAACTGCAA GAGAAGATTAGTAGGTTTCTTGCTCTAAAGAAGACTACTGGAAGAAGCTTTAATGCAGAGGTGCAGAATAGAAAGGAATATCGAAATCCTGATTTCCTGCTGCATGCTGTGACTTACCAAGATATCGATCAGATAGGATCCTGCTTCCGTAAAGATGTATTTGACCCTCATGGATATGACAAAAGCGACTTCTATGATGAAATAG gGTATCCCTCGAAATCTTGA
- the LOC121811078 gene encoding SAP30-binding protein-like isoform X3, with the protein MASEKKASKGIALLSMYGDEDDEMEELDEEVANIHEDGVPLPASDAVAVNDKDGISDFGNDHMQRQHEERGQFNDYTPPASATPQQTLFSPQELLQAQQFSSDLNNVQSQKSRPTIVDYGHEEAAMSPEAEEGEILATGRVMYGEQLQSSDGESREKISPGVARLPTHSTQAATAQSLDPADQPETDTMSYATNESEAAGTEDAVMVSVEDQKNVDPLNNFLPPPPKAKCSEELQEKISRFLALKKTTGRSFNAEVQNRKEYRNPDFLLHAVTYQDIDQIGSCFRKDVFDPHGYDKSDFYDEIGVYCSKLVQV; encoded by the exons ATGGCATCCGAGAAGAAAGCATCGAAGGGCATAGCTTTGCTCTCGATGTACGGCGACGAAGATGATGAGATGGAAGAACTCGACGAGGAAGTAGCAAATATTCATGAAGACGGAGTTCCACTGCCGGCGTCGGATGCCGTCGCCGTAAACGATAAAGATGGTATTAGCGATTTCGGCAATGACCATATGCAGCGGCAACATGAAGAGAGAGGTCAATTCAACGACTACACTCCTCCAGCATCCGCGACTCCACAACAAACCCTCTTCTCGCCACAAGAGCTGCTGCAAGCACAGCAGTTTAGTTCGGATTTGAATAATGTTCAGAGCCAAAAGAGTCGACCGACTATTGTGGATTATGGTCATGAAGAGGCCGCGATGTCTCCAGAAGCAGAG GAAGGCGAAATTCTGGCGACTGGTCGAGTAATGTATGGGGAGCAACTTCAAAGTAGTGATG GTGAATCACGAGAAAAGATATCACCAGGTGTGGCTCGGCTTCCAACACATAGCACTCAAGCTGCTACCGCGCAATCATTGGATCCAGCTGATCAGCCTGAAACAGATACCATGAGTTATGCTACAAATGAATCAGAAGCTGCAGGTACTGAGGATGCTGTTATGGTTTCTGTCGAGGATCAAAAGAATGTTGATCCATTGAATAACTTTCTGCCCCCACCTCCCAAGGCCAAATGTTCAGAAGAACTGCAA GAGAAGATTAGTAGGTTTCTTGCTCTAAAGAAGACTACTGGAAGAAGCTTTAATGCAGAGGTGCAGAATAGAAAGGAATATCGAAATCCTGATTTCCTGCTGCATGCTGTGACTTACCAAGATATCGATCAGATAGGATCCTGCTTCCGTAAAGATGTATTTGACCCTCATGGATATGACAAAAGCGACTTCTATGATGAAATAG GAGTATATTGCAGTAAGCTCGTGCAAGTCTAA
- the LOC121810763 gene encoding uncharacterized protein LOC121810763 produces MKLPKSLLLKVETSHRWWIVERGEACSSGSVDERVCRVCHLSAKEIGKSRAELIELGCGCKGELGSAHLQCAKAWFSIKGKRLCEICGEAARNISGVGDSGFTEEWSEGRRGGDGGDSSASYGGRRCLQGQPLCNILMACLVLAFILPWFFPGNLF; encoded by the exons ATGAAGCTTCCAAAAAGCTTACTTTTG AAGGTCGAAACAAGTCATCGGTGGTGGATTGTGGAGAGGGGGGAGGCATGTTCGTCTGGCTCGGTGGATGAGAGGGTTTGTAGAGTATGCCATTTGAGTGCAAAGGAGATTGGGAAGAGCAGGGCTGAGTTGATCGAGCTTGGCTGCGGATGTAAAGGCGAGCTTGGATCTGCTCACTTGCAATGCGCCAAGGCTTGGTTTAGCATTAAAGGGAAGAG ATTGTGTGAAATATGTGGAGAGGCTGCAAGAAACATAAGTGGTGTTGGCGACAGCGGTTTCACGGAGGAGTGGAGCGAGGGGAGACGAGGAGGCGATGGGGGCGACAGCAGCGCATCGTATGGAGGCAGACGATGTTTGCAGGGGCAGCCACTTTGTAATATCTTGATGGCTTGTCTAGTTTTAGCATTCATTCTCCCTTGGTTTTTTCCTGGGAATTTGTTCTGA
- the LOC121742049 gene encoding nucleobase-ascorbate transporter 2-like, translating to MAAPKPEEISHPPMDQLQGLEYCIDSNPSWAEAIALGFQHYILALGTAVMIPTFLVPLMGGNDDDKVRVVQTLLFVGGVNTLLQTLFGTRLPTVIGGSWAFMVPIISIIHDPSLQRITDPHARFESSMRAIQGALIVASSVQIILGYSQLWAICSRFFSPLGMAPVISLVGFGLLDRGFPVVGRCVEIGIPMLILFIAFSQYLKHFQTRDIPVLERFGLLLSVMVIWAYAHLLTASGAYKHHHELTQMHCRTDKANLISSAPWVKIPYPLQWGAPTFDAGHAFGMMAAVLVSMIESTGAYKAASRLASATPPPAHVLSRGIGWQGIGILLDGMFGTATGSTVSVENIGLLGSTRVGSRRVIQISAGFMIFFAILGKFGALFASIPFTIFAAIYCVMFGLVASVGLSFLQFTDMNSMRNLFIVGVSLFLGLSIPEYFREYTSAALHSPAHTKAGWFNDLLNTIFLSSPTVAFLVSVFLDNTLDYKDSAKERGMPWWAKFRTFKGDSRNEEFYTLPFNLNRFFPPS from the exons ATGGCTGCTCCAAAACCAGAGGAAATAAGTCATCCACCAATGGACCAGCTCCAAGGCTTGGAGTATTGCATCGATTCTAATCCTTCTTGGG CGGAAGCAATAGCACTTGGATTCCAGCATTATATTTTGGCGTTGGGAACGGCTGTCATGATTCCAACCTTTCTTGTACCATTGATGGGCGGAAACGAT GATGATAAAGTGAGGGTGGTTCAAACATTGCTGTTTGTTGGAGGTGTAAACACTCTGCTTCAGACCTTGTTTGGAACGAGGTTACCAACTGTTATAGGAGGGTCATGGGCATTCATGGTCCCTATAATTTCAATcatccatgatccatctttgCAGAGAATCACAGACCCTCATGCG AGGTTTGAGAGTTCAATGAGAGCAATACAAGGTGCATTGATTGTAGCTTCGAGTGTGCAGATAATTTTAGGATATAGTCAGCTGTGGGCTATATGTTCCAG GTTTTTTAGTCCACTTGGGATGGCTCCAGTTATTTCTCTAGTGGGATTTGGTCTTCTTGATAGAGGCTTTCCAgtg GTTGGACGATGTGTAGAAATTGGCATTCCAATGCTGATCTTGTTCATTGCCTTCTCTCAG TACTTGAAGCACTTCCAAACAAGAGATATCCCGGTGTTGGAGCGATTCGGTCTTCTGCTATCAGTGATGGTTATATGGGCTTATGCACATCTCCTAACAGCGAGTGGCGCATACAAGCATCATCACGAGTTAACTCAGATGCATTGCCGCACTGATAAAGCAAACCTCATCTCTTCTGCACCATG GGTCAAAATCCCATATCCACTTCAGTGGGGCGCGCCTACATTCGATGCTGGCCATGCTTTTGGAATGATGGCTGCTGTACTAGTCTCCATGATTGAG TCAACCGGAGCATATAAGGCAGCGTCTCGTTTGGCAAGTGCCACACCACCTCCTGCTCATGTTCTTAGCCGCGGAATCGGCTGGCAG GGCATTGGGATTCTGTTGGATGGTATGTTCGGGACCGCTACTGGATCCACAGTTTCTGT TGAAAATATTGGTCTTCTTGGAAGCACTAGAGTTGGCAGTCGTCGTGTAATCCAAATTTcggctggtttcatgatcttcttCGCTATTCTAG GCAAGTTTGGAGCATTATTTGCATCAATACCTTTCACTATATTTGCAGCTATATATTGCGTTATGTTCGGCCTTGTTG CTTCAGTGGGGCTATCGTTCCTTCAGTTCACGGACATGAACTCGatgaggaaccttttcatagtTGGGGTGTCGCTCTTCCTGGGACTGTCCATTCCCGAGTACTTCAGAGAATACACAAGTGCTGCTCTTCATAGCCCTGCTCACACCAAGGCTGGATGG TTCAATGATCTTCTCAACACTATATTCTTGTCGTCCCCTACTGTGGCCTTCCTCGTCTCTGTGTTCCTCGACAACACACTGGACTACAAGGACAGCGCCAAGGAGCGCGGGATGCCTTGGTGGGCCAAGTTCAGAACCTTCAAAGGAGACTCTCGCAACGAGGAGTTCTACACTCTTCCTTTCAACCTCAACAGATTCTTCCCTCCATCATGA